The following are encoded in a window of Pseudomonas multiresinivorans genomic DNA:
- a CDS encoding acetyl-CoA C-acetyltransferase, whose translation MQEVVIVAATRTAIGSFQGSLATLPAHELGAAVIRSLLQQTGLDPARVDEVILGQTLTAGAGQNPARQASIAAGLPNTVPAMTVNKVCGSGLKALHLAAQAIRCGDADVVIAGGQESMSLAPYVMPGARTGLRMGHAKLVDSMIQDGLWDAFNDYHMGITAENLVEKYGISREAQDAFAAESQRKAADAIEAGRFKAEITAIEIPQRKGEALRFDTDEQPRAGTTAESLAKLKPAFRKDGSVTAGNASTLNDGAAAVLLMSAAKAAELGLPVLARIAAYANAGVDPAIMGIGPVSATRRCLEKAGWQLADLDLIEANEAFAAQALSVGKELGWDASKVNVNGGAIALGHPIGASGCRVLVTLLHEMLRRDAKKGLATLCIGGGQGVALALQR comes from the coding sequence ATGCAAGAAGTCGTCATCGTCGCTGCCACCCGTACCGCCATCGGCAGCTTCCAGGGTTCGCTCGCCACATTGCCGGCCCATGAACTGGGCGCCGCGGTGATTCGCAGCCTGCTGCAACAGACCGGCCTGGATCCGGCCCGGGTGGATGAAGTCATCCTCGGCCAGACACTGACCGCCGGTGCCGGCCAGAACCCGGCGCGCCAGGCTTCCATTGCCGCAGGCCTGCCCAACACGGTGCCTGCGATGACGGTGAACAAGGTCTGCGGCTCCGGGCTCAAGGCCCTGCACCTGGCTGCCCAGGCCATCCGCTGTGGTGACGCCGATGTCGTCATCGCCGGCGGCCAGGAAAGCATGAGCCTCGCCCCCTACGTCATGCCTGGCGCCCGCACCGGCCTGCGCATGGGCCACGCCAAACTGGTCGACAGCATGATTCAGGACGGCCTGTGGGATGCCTTCAACGACTACCACATGGGCATCACCGCCGAAAACCTGGTGGAGAAGTACGGCATCAGCCGGGAGGCCCAGGACGCCTTCGCCGCCGAATCGCAACGCAAGGCCGCCGACGCCATCGAAGCGGGCCGCTTCAAGGCCGAAATCACCGCCATCGAGATCCCCCAGCGCAAGGGCGAAGCACTGCGCTTCGACACCGACGAGCAGCCCCGCGCCGGCACTACCGCAGAATCCCTGGCCAAGCTCAAACCAGCGTTCAGGAAGGACGGCAGCGTCACCGCCGGCAATGCTTCAACCCTCAATGACGGTGCGGCCGCCGTGTTGCTGATGAGTGCGGCCAAGGCTGCAGAACTGGGCCTGCCGGTCCTGGCCCGCATTGCTGCTTACGCCAACGCCGGTGTCGACCCGGCCATCATGGGCATCGGCCCGGTCTCGGCTACCCGCCGCTGCCTGGAGAAAGCCGGCTGGCAGTTGGCCGACCTGGACCTGATCGAGGCCAACGAGGCGTTCGCCGCCCAGGCATTGTCGGTGGGCAAGGAACTGGGCTGGGATGCCTCGAAGGTGAACGTCAACGGCGGCGCCATCGCCCTCGGCCACCCAATCGGCGCATCAGGCTGCCGCGTACTGGTCACCCTGCTGCACGAGATGCTCCGCCGCGACGCGAAAAAGGGCCTCGCGACGCTCTGTATCGGCGGCGGCCAAGGCGTGGCGCTGGCGCTGCAGCGCTGA
- a CDS encoding DUF748 domain-containing protein, with amino-acid sequence MPKGLKRAIGAVLLLVSLYCLLGFLILPGIGLRVANQQLAQYSTGPARLERIEFNPFSLELTLWGLHLGDEGQEQVRFRRLYANLELDSLWKRQLHLADVELDAPHTELLFAENGTLNLTKLFKLPPSEPTPPPAEPSDPFPLRIDRIRLAEGSLHFLDRRPSEPVEFVFDPLGFELHNLSTLPDDGAEMTLVATGPHGGKLDWKGDLSIVPFTSKGSFTLDGVPLKAWWPYVRDNAPLNLNNGILSVASDYHLDLSKDTQLMLDKAAIKLRDLDLASPDGKPLAKLATLDVAETTLDLAKQEVIVGQIRSQGLEAWAAREKDGQLDWQKLFADFKPYKRPEEPTPQAQAAPEQKPASEAKAASGETVAGQLQTPPTQATKEQQTAVAPPAAADKAQGKPTDATKAPPAAVAATESRPADARPDAPAEPKKTWHVVLRDTQLRGYKAHLADRAPSKPVNLEVGPLDLDLQNLDSGLTSPLQLKLKTGLGPRGQIEASGQVIPNPVSAKLKVSTRDIDLRVAQAYIDPFIRLELRSGLLSSDLDVDLKGTEPLAFSVNGSAQVTQLHTLDTIKSRDFVKWTKLTLDGLAYKHGDSLVIQTVSLEEPYARFIINEDRSTNVSELIIAQPESAASSANKGGSGNSKPLGIRIGGVKINNGSANFADLTLRPDFATAIQQLGGEIGTIDNRNPTPASVDVKGKVDKYAPVTIKGSLNPFSPLEKLDIATSFKRVELTTLTPYSGKFAGYRIRKGRLNLDLHYQITQGKLKADNKVLVEHLQLGEKVDSPDAVDLPVKLAIALLKDANGNIDIQLPVEGDLNNPQFSVMPIVWQTLRNLVVRAVQAPFKFIAGLAGGGDEDLGSVTFAPGSSELDSAAQGNLDKLVGALKQRPALKLEVEGVAAAASDGPLLAGKRLNQEYQKNYYSMLQRRGDKVPSDASQLEVPEDLQPILLEGVYRARLKKQPPAEWQDLSKDERSAKMRQAVLDSWSDSQLLLRKLGQERATQIKDYLVSKGGLGDDRIYLIDVSFGEAENGGNVATQLHLDSE; translated from the coding sequence ATGCCCAAAGGATTGAAACGCGCCATCGGCGCGGTCTTGTTGCTGGTCTCCCTCTACTGCCTGCTGGGTTTTCTCATTCTTCCCGGCATCGGCCTGCGTGTAGCCAACCAACAACTGGCTCAATACTCGACCGGCCCGGCGCGCCTGGAGCGCATCGAATTCAATCCCTTCAGCCTGGAGCTCACCCTCTGGGGATTGCACCTGGGCGATGAGGGGCAGGAACAGGTACGTTTCCGCCGCCTCTACGCCAACCTCGAACTCGATAGCCTGTGGAAGCGCCAGTTGCACCTGGCGGATGTCGAACTGGATGCACCGCACACCGAGTTGCTGTTCGCCGAGAACGGCACGCTGAATCTCACCAAGCTGTTCAAGCTGCCCCCCAGCGAACCGACTCCTCCGCCGGCGGAACCGAGCGATCCCTTCCCGCTGCGCATCGACCGCATTCGCCTGGCCGAGGGCAGCCTGCACTTCCTCGACCGCCGCCCGAGCGAGCCGGTGGAGTTTGTCTTCGACCCCCTGGGGTTCGAGCTGCACAACCTCAGCACGCTGCCCGACGACGGCGCCGAAATGACCCTGGTCGCCACCGGCCCGCACGGCGGCAAGCTGGACTGGAAAGGCGACCTGAGCATCGTGCCCTTCACCTCCAAGGGCAGCTTCACTCTGGACGGCGTGCCGCTGAAGGCCTGGTGGCCCTATGTGCGTGACAACGCTCCGCTCAACCTGAACAACGGCATCCTCAGCGTCGCCTCCGACTACCACCTGGACCTGTCGAAAGACACCCAGCTGATGCTGGACAAGGCGGCCATCAAGTTGCGCGACCTCGACCTGGCATCGCCGGATGGCAAGCCGCTGGCCAAGCTCGCCACCCTGGATGTCGCCGAAACCACGCTGGACCTCGCCAAGCAGGAAGTGATCGTTGGCCAGATCCGCAGCCAGGGCCTGGAAGCCTGGGCTGCGCGGGAGAAGGACGGGCAGCTGGACTGGCAGAAGCTCTTCGCCGACTTCAAACCCTACAAGCGCCCCGAGGAACCGACTCCGCAGGCACAGGCCGCTCCCGAGCAGAAGCCCGCCAGCGAAGCCAAGGCGGCGTCCGGCGAGACTGTCGCCGGCCAGTTGCAAACGCCCCCCACGCAGGCCACCAAGGAACAACAGACGGCCGTGGCCCCCCCCGCGGCTGCGGACAAAGCACAGGGCAAGCCCACCGATGCCACCAAGGCTCCGCCAGCAGCCGTGGCCGCTACCGAGTCCCGGCCCGCAGATGCCCGGCCCGACGCACCGGCTGAACCGAAGAAGACCTGGCACGTGGTCCTGCGCGACACCCAATTGCGCGGCTACAAGGCCCACCTGGCCGATCGTGCACCGAGCAAGCCGGTGAATCTCGAAGTCGGCCCGCTGGACCTTGACCTGCAGAACCTCGACAGCGGCCTGACCTCCCCCCTGCAACTCAAGCTCAAGACCGGCCTCGGCCCCCGCGGCCAGATCGAGGCCAGCGGCCAGGTCATCCCCAACCCGGTCAGCGCGAAGCTCAAGGTCTCCACACGCGACATCGACCTGCGCGTTGCCCAGGCCTACATCGATCCGTTCATCCGCCTGGAACTGCGCAGCGGCCTGCTGTCCAGTGACCTCGATGTCGACCTCAAGGGCACAGAGCCGCTGGCTTTCAGTGTCAACGGCAGCGCCCAGGTCACCCAGTTGCACACCCTGGACACCATCAAGAGCCGCGACTTCGTCAAATGGACCAAGCTGACCCTCGACGGCCTGGCCTACAAGCATGGCGACAGCCTGGTGATCCAGACGGTGTCACTGGAAGAGCCCTACGCGCGCTTCATCATCAACGAGGACCGCAGCACCAACGTCAGCGAGCTGATCATCGCGCAACCGGAATCCGCAGCGTCCTCCGCGAACAAAGGCGGCAGTGGCAACAGCAAGCCGCTGGGCATCCGCATCGGCGGGGTGAAGATCAATAATGGTTCGGCCAACTTCGCCGACCTGACCCTGCGCCCGGACTTCGCCACCGCCATCCAGCAACTGGGCGGCGAGATCGGCACCATCGACAACCGCAATCCGACCCCCGCCTCGGTAGACGTGAAGGGCAAGGTCGACAAGTACGCGCCGGTCACCATCAAGGGCAGCCTCAACCCCTTCTCGCCGCTGGAGAAGCTGGACATCGCCACCAGCTTCAAGCGCGTCGAGCTGACCACCCTGACGCCCTACTCCGGCAAGTTCGCCGGCTACCGCATCCGCAAGGGCCGGCTGAACCTGGACCTGCACTACCAGATCACCCAGGGCAAGCTCAAGGCCGACAACAAGGTGCTGGTGGAGCACCTGCAACTGGGCGAGAAGGTCGACAGCCCCGACGCCGTGGACCTGCCGGTGAAACTGGCAATCGCTCTGCTCAAGGACGCCAACGGCAACATCGATATCCAGTTGCCGGTGGAAGGCGACCTGAACAACCCTCAGTTCAGCGTCATGCCCATCGTCTGGCAGACCCTGCGCAACCTGGTGGTACGCGCGGTGCAGGCGCCCTTCAAATTCATTGCCGGGCTCGCCGGCGGCGGCGACGAGGACCTGGGCAGCGTGACCTTCGCGCCCGGCTCCAGCGAACTGGATTCCGCCGCCCAGGGCAACCTCGACAAACTGGTCGGCGCCCTCAAACAGCGCCCTGCGCTGAAGCTGGAAGTCGAAGGCGTCGCCGCAGCAGCCAGCGACGGCCCATTGCTGGCCGGCAAGCGCCTGAACCAGGAATACCAGAAGAACTACTACAGCATGTTGCAGCGTCGCGGCGACAAGGTGCCCAGTGATGCCAGCCAGCTGGAAGTCCCCGAGGACCTGCAGCCGATCCTGCTTGAAGGTGTCTACCGCGCGCGTCTGAAGAAACAGCCGCCAGCGGAATGGCAGGATCTGAGCAAGGACGAGCGTTCGGCGAAGATGCGCCAGGCCGTGCTCGACTCCTGGAGCGACAGCCAGTTGCTGCTGCGCAAGCTCGGTCAGGAGCGCGCGACCCAGATCAAGGACTATCTGGTCAGCAAGGGCGGCCTGGGCGACGACCGCATCTACCTCATCGACGTCAGCTTCGGCGAAGCGGAGAATGGTGGCAACGTGGCCACCCAGCTTCACCTCGATAGCGAGTAA
- a CDS encoding BON domain-containing protein produces the protein MKRFNKLALAAATATALSFSFANSVFAQPTTLAANDTVQKTEEAVSDTWITSKVKSSLIANKDISGTNIKVETNKGVVSLSGNVKTDAEKELAVQTAKGIKGVTAVSADGLKSVE, from the coding sequence ATGAAACGTTTCAACAAACTGGCCCTTGCCGCTGCCACCGCAACCGCTCTGAGCTTCTCGTTCGCCAACTCGGTGTTCGCCCAGCCGACGACTCTGGCCGCCAATGACACCGTCCAGAAAACTGAAGAGGCGGTTTCCGACACCTGGATCACCAGCAAGGTGAAATCCAGCCTGATCGCCAACAAGGACATCAGCGGTACCAACATCAAGGTCGAAACCAACAAAGGTGTGGTTTCCCTGTCCGGTAACGTGAAAACCGACGCCGAGAAGGAACTGGCCGTACAGACCGCCAAAGGCATCAAAGGCGTGACCGCTGTATCCGCCGATGGACTGAAGTCGGTCGAGTAA
- a CDS encoding DUF2845 domain-containing protein, whose product MKTPFVLRLAALVLPLSVIALDAQAASLRCNSKLISTGDVTSDVLSRCGEPVSRSFLGYKQVPGPRYGESMEVAVEEWIYGPWSGMLYFVRFEGNRLSDIQSKRSGN is encoded by the coding sequence TTGAAGACCCCCTTCGTTCTGCGCCTGGCCGCACTTGTGTTACCGCTCAGCGTCATTGCCCTGGACGCTCAGGCCGCCAGCTTGCGCTGCAATAGCAAACTCATCAGCACCGGCGATGTCACCAGCGACGTGCTCAGCCGCTGCGGCGAGCCGGTCAGCCGTTCCTTCCTGGGCTACAAGCAGGTGCCTGGCCCTCGCTACGGCGAATCCATGGAAGTGGCCGTGGAAGAATGGATCTACGGCCCCTGGAGCGGCATGTTGTATTTCGTCCGCTTCGAGGGTAACCGGCTGAGCGACATCCAGAGCAAGCGCAGCGGCAACTGA
- a CDS encoding CsbD family protein, with translation MNTDVIKGKWKQLSGTLKEKWGKLTDDDLQAADGHAEYLVGKLQERYGWTREKAEEEVRDFSRRL, from the coding sequence ATGAACACTGACGTCATCAAAGGCAAGTGGAAGCAGCTGTCCGGCACGCTCAAGGAGAAGTGGGGCAAGCTCACTGACGACGACCTGCAGGCGGCGGACGGACACGCCGAGTACCTGGTAGGCAAACTGCAGGAGCGCTACGGCTGGACCCGCGAAAAAGCGGAAGAGGAAGTCCGCGACTTCAGCCGCCGTCTGTAG
- a CDS encoding DUF2845 domain-containing protein, with protein sequence MKALTWMSCALLLCAAGAQAESMRCGSSLINAGDRAWEVEQKCGAPDHRDEVGYTLSGYDHREYRVEEWVYGPRNGTSYILTFEANKLKSIEFKRN encoded by the coding sequence ATGAAAGCCCTGACCTGGATGTCCTGCGCCCTGCTGCTTTGCGCGGCGGGCGCCCAGGCGGAAAGCATGCGCTGCGGTAGCTCCCTGATCAACGCCGGCGACCGCGCCTGGGAAGTCGAACAGAAGTGCGGCGCACCGGATCACCGCGATGAAGTCGGCTACACCCTCAGCGGCTACGACCATCGCGAATACCGGGTCGAGGAGTGGGTATACGGTCCGCGCAACGGCACCAGCTATATCCTCACTTTCGAGGCCAACAAACTCAAAAGCATCGAGTTCAAACGCAATTGA
- a CDS encoding rhomboid family intramembrane serine protease — protein sequence MVIVPAEHPLDWKKPPVITLLLIVINVLIYFGYQGGDSARREEAVRVYLDQDLLGHERPLFSASLERRDRLEADQQRALEALPRQQLAWLVLSDLEFGHELRELPAFQQDSAWQAARLKAEAARDQTSSLRFGFIPERFTVQGLFGSMFLHGSFWHLAGNMVFLFIFGFALEAALGRALYLGLYLFSGLCSGLLWWALDPSWVPGIGASGAISGLMGMYIGVYGLRRIQFFYWLGPLMGYLKAPALWILPLWLGKELFGLVRAADHVNYYAHIGGLVSGFLAVWLPRRLGRMPVDEAYLAKEDPEAPFKRALASLDEQIGRFALDQAAARGAELLRQFPDQPLLVERLYGVAKGRQDRGLMSETLKQLFALPPSPSADALLRRLAEESAASDTGLLAHPTIQLHLLRKLLQRNESVQALSSWRRLTRSAQRPELLPGLTLQLAKQVGQKGDLQAVRELSRFLRQHYPEADPTRQLTIYQQHLAP from the coding sequence ATGGTCATCGTCCCCGCCGAGCATCCGCTGGACTGGAAGAAGCCTCCGGTCATCACGCTGCTGCTCATCGTCATCAACGTCCTGATCTACTTCGGCTACCAGGGGGGCGACAGCGCCCGGCGCGAAGAGGCCGTGCGCGTCTATCTCGACCAGGACCTGCTCGGTCATGAGCGCCCCTTGTTCAGCGCCTCGCTGGAGCGCCGCGACCGCCTGGAAGCCGACCAGCAGCGCGCCCTGGAGGCCCTGCCGCGTCAGCAGCTGGCCTGGCTCGTTCTCTCGGACCTGGAGTTCGGCCACGAGCTGCGTGAATTACCTGCCTTCCAACAGGACAGCGCCTGGCAGGCCGCGCGCCTGAAAGCCGAAGCCGCCCGCGACCAGACCAGCAGTCTGCGCTTCGGCTTCATCCCCGAGCGGTTCACCGTCCAGGGTCTGTTCGGCTCGATGTTCCTTCATGGCAGCTTCTGGCACCTGGCCGGCAACATGGTGTTCCTGTTCATCTTCGGCTTCGCTCTGGAAGCCGCCCTGGGGCGCGCCCTGTACCTGGGCCTCTACCTGTTCAGTGGCCTCTGCTCGGGCCTGCTGTGGTGGGCGCTGGATCCGTCCTGGGTGCCGGGCATCGGCGCCTCCGGCGCCATCTCCGGCCTGATGGGCATGTACATCGGCGTCTATGGCCTGCGGCGCATCCAGTTCTTCTACTGGCTCGGGCCGCTGATGGGCTACCTGAAGGCACCAGCGCTGTGGATCCTGCCGCTGTGGCTGGGCAAGGAACTGTTCGGGCTGGTGCGTGCCGCCGATCATGTGAACTACTACGCGCACATCGGTGGGCTGGTCTCCGGCTTCCTCGCCGTCTGGCTGCCACGCAGACTGGGGCGGATGCCGGTCGACGAGGCGTACCTGGCGAAAGAAGACCCCGAGGCTCCTTTCAAGCGCGCCCTGGCGTCGCTGGATGAGCAGATCGGCCGCTTTGCCCTCGACCAGGCCGCGGCACGGGGTGCGGAGCTGCTGCGGCAGTTTCCGGACCAACCGTTGCTGGTCGAACGCCTGTACGGCGTAGCCAAGGGAAGGCAGGACCGGGGCTTGATGAGCGAAACCCTCAAGCAGTTGTTTGCCCTACCGCCCTCGCCGTCAGCCGACGCGCTGCTGCGCAGGCTGGCTGAAGAAAGTGCCGCCAGCGATACCGGGCTGCTCGCCCATCCCACCATTCAATTGCACCTGCTGCGCAAGCTGCTGCAACGCAACGAGTCCGTGCAAGCACTGAGCAGCTGGCGCCGCCTGACGCGCTCCGCACAACGGCCCGAACTGCTGCCGGGCCTGACCCTGCAACTGGCCAAGCAGGTCGGCCAGAAGGGAGACCTGCAGGCGGTCCGCGAGCTGTCGCGTTTCCTCCGCCAGCACTACCCGGAAGCAGATCCGACGCGCCAACTGACGATCTACCAGCAACACCTGGCACCCTGA
- the acs gene encoding acetate--CoA ligase: MYEISLHPVPEAVRKRAYLDNDAYQRLYQQSVNDPEAFWGEQAKAFLDWFKPWHSVHHGDLAKGQATWFKGGQLNVTYNCIDRHLEQRAEQVAIIWEGDNPTESANITYRKLHSHVCRLANVLKSRGVGKGDRVCIYMPMIPEAAYAMLACARIGAIHSVVFGGFSPDALRDRINDADCRAVITADEGVRGGKYIPLKKNVEKALADCPNVSTVVVVERTQGEIPWVEGRDLWYHEALREASEDCAPEPMDAEDPLFILYTSGSTGKPKGVLHTTGGYLLGAAMTHKYVFDYHDGDIYWCTADVGWVTGHSYIVYGPLANGATTLMFEGVPNYPDASRFWQVIDKHQVNIFYTAPTAIRALMREGEAPVQKTDRSSLRLLGSVGEPINPEAWEWYYNVVGEKRCPIVDTWWQTETGSILITPLPGATDLKPGSATRPFFGVQPVLLDEQGKEIDGPGSGVLAVKASWPSQIRSVYGDHQRMIDTYFKPYPGYYFTGDGARRDEDGYYWITGRVDDVINVSGHRIGTAEVESALVLHDSVAEAAVVGYPHDLKGQGIYAFVTTMNGIEPSDALKQELLALVSKEIGSFAKPEMLQWAPGLPKTRSGKIMRRILRKIACNELENLGDTSTLADPSVVQGLIDNRLNR; the protein is encoded by the coding sequence ATGTACGAGATCAGCCTTCACCCCGTGCCGGAGGCCGTACGCAAGCGTGCCTACCTCGACAATGACGCCTACCAGCGCCTTTACCAGCAGTCGGTAAACGACCCGGAAGCCTTCTGGGGCGAGCAGGCCAAGGCCTTCCTCGACTGGTTCAAGCCCTGGCACTCGGTGCACCACGGCGATCTGGCGAAGGGCCAGGCCACCTGGTTCAAGGGCGGCCAGCTCAACGTCACCTACAACTGCATCGACCGCCATCTCGAACAGCGCGCCGAGCAGGTCGCCATCATCTGGGAAGGCGACAACCCGACCGAATCCGCCAACATCACCTACCGCAAGCTGCACAGCCATGTCTGCCGCCTGGCCAATGTGCTCAAGAGCCGCGGTGTCGGGAAAGGCGACCGGGTCTGCATCTACATGCCGATGATCCCCGAAGCCGCCTACGCCATGCTGGCCTGCGCGCGGATCGGCGCGATCCACTCGGTGGTGTTCGGCGGTTTCTCCCCGGACGCCCTGCGTGACCGCATCAACGATGCCGATTGCCGCGCCGTGATCACCGCCGACGAAGGCGTGCGCGGCGGCAAGTACATCCCGCTGAAGAAAAACGTGGAAAAAGCCCTGGCGGACTGCCCGAACGTGTCCACCGTGGTCGTGGTCGAGCGCACCCAGGGCGAGATCCCGTGGGTCGAAGGCCGCGACCTCTGGTACCACGAGGCCCTGCGCGAGGCCAGCGAGGACTGCGCACCGGAGCCGATGGATGCAGAGGACCCGCTGTTCATCCTCTACACCTCCGGCTCGACCGGCAAACCCAAGGGCGTGCTGCACACCACCGGCGGCTACCTGCTGGGCGCGGCGATGACCCACAAGTACGTGTTCGACTACCACGACGGCGACATCTACTGGTGCACCGCGGACGTGGGCTGGGTCACCGGGCACAGCTACATCGTCTACGGCCCGCTGGCCAATGGCGCCACCACACTGATGTTCGAAGGCGTGCCGAACTATCCGGACGCCTCGCGCTTCTGGCAGGTGATCGACAAGCACCAGGTGAATATCTTCTACACCGCACCCACCGCCATCCGCGCGCTGATGCGCGAGGGCGAGGCTCCGGTGCAGAAGACCGATCGCAGCAGCCTGCGCCTGCTCGGTTCAGTGGGCGAGCCGATCAACCCGGAAGCCTGGGAGTGGTACTACAACGTGGTAGGCGAGAAGCGCTGCCCCATCGTCGACACCTGGTGGCAGACCGAAACCGGCAGCATCCTGATCACTCCGCTGCCCGGCGCCACCGACCTCAAGCCCGGCTCGGCGACCCGCCCCTTCTTCGGCGTGCAACCGGTGCTGCTGGATGAGCAGGGCAAGGAAATCGATGGTCCCGGCTCCGGCGTACTCGCCGTGAAAGCCAGCTGGCCCAGCCAGATCCGCAGTGTCTACGGTGATCACCAGCGGATGATCGATACCTACTTCAAGCCCTACCCCGGCTACTACTTCACCGGCGACGGCGCCCGCCGCGACGAGGATGGCTACTACTGGATCACCGGCCGCGTGGACGACGTGATCAACGTCTCCGGCCATCGCATCGGCACCGCCGAGGTGGAGAGCGCGCTGGTGCTGCATGACTCGGTCGCCGAGGCTGCTGTCGTCGGCTATCCGCACGACCTCAAGGGCCAGGGCATCTACGCCTTCGTCACCACCATGAACGGCATCGAGCCCAGCGACGCACTCAAGCAGGAACTGCTGGCCCTGGTGAGCAAGGAGATCGGCAGCTTCGCCAAGCCGGAAATGCTGCAGTGGGCGCCGGGCCTGCCCAAGACGCGCTCGGGCAAGATCATGCGGCGCATCCTGCGCAAGATCGCCTGCAACGAACTGGAAAACCTCGGCGACACCTCGACCCTGGCCGACCCCAGCGTGGTCCAGGGGCTGATCGACAACCGCCTCAACCGTTGA
- a CDS encoding response regulator transcription factor, with protein MKKRVVLIEDHPAMRLAIRSLLEQDPQFEVAREAADGHGGLDAVRKERPDLVILDLNLPGMDGLDLLARIHIFDENIRLLVLSSQDERLYSSKVEAAGAHGFVSKNKDTSAILNAARMLVSGYRCFPEKSLSIDKNADPVASLTPRELVVLRSLVRGMSNKDIAEELFLSQKTVSTYKTRILEKLNLESLVDLVEFARTNRLND; from the coding sequence ATGAAGAAACGTGTGGTGCTGATCGAGGATCACCCCGCGATGCGCTTGGCGATCCGTTCGCTGCTCGAACAGGATCCGCAGTTCGAAGTAGCACGCGAGGCGGCCGATGGCCATGGAGGCCTGGACGCAGTCCGCAAGGAACGTCCGGACCTCGTGATACTGGACCTCAACCTGCCAGGGATGGATGGCCTCGACCTGCTGGCGCGTATCCACATCTTCGACGAGAACATCCGCCTGCTGGTCTTGAGCTCGCAGGATGAACGTCTGTATTCGAGCAAGGTCGAAGCCGCGGGTGCGCATGGATTCGTCAGCAAGAACAAGGACACCAGCGCCATTCTCAACGCCGCTCGCATGCTGGTCTCGGGCTATCGCTGCTTCCCGGAAAAGTCTCTGAGCATCGACAAGAACGCCGACCCGGTGGCCAGCCTGACGCCGCGCGAACTGGTGGTACTGCGCAGCCTGGTGAGAGGCATGAGCAACAAGGACATCGCCGAGGAACTCTTCCTCAGCCAGAAGACCGTCAGCACCTACAAGACGCGTATTCTCGAGAAGCTGAACCTTGAAAGCCTCGTGGATCTCGTTGAGTTCGCCCGCACCAATCGCTTGAACGACTGA
- a CDS encoding oxygenase MpaB family protein: protein METVRRHIESQVLSLTGLALGGVDFESPKGDPGLFGPESISWKVHGDFSSMLIGGISALLLQMLHPAALGGVWDHSNFRADMLGRLRRTGQFISATTYGSRGDAEKLIERVRRIHDGVHGTLPDGTPYAASDPDLLTWVHVAEVSCFLASHLRYLNPNLSGEEQDRYYDEIALIAERLGARNVPRSRVEVAAYLQRMRPQLRYDERTREVVSVLFNAPAPSFLAKPFGMLMMRAGIDLLPEWATDQLGLSLGSLQRQLIRSSVKRSVPLLRWAVRNGSLHRARRRMGLPPLR, encoded by the coding sequence ATGGAAACCGTTCGCCGTCATATCGAAAGCCAGGTACTCAGCCTGACCGGCCTCGCCCTGGGCGGGGTCGACTTCGAGTCGCCCAAGGGCGACCCCGGCCTGTTCGGGCCGGAATCCATCAGCTGGAAAGTCCATGGTGATTTCAGTTCGATGCTCATTGGCGGCATCAGCGCCCTGCTCCTGCAGATGCTCCATCCGGCCGCACTCGGTGGCGTCTGGGACCACTCCAACTTCCGCGCCGACATGCTCGGCCGCCTGCGCCGCACCGGGCAGTTCATCTCCGCCACCACCTATGGTTCGCGCGGTGACGCCGAGAAGCTGATCGAGCGCGTGCGCCGCATCCACGATGGCGTCCACGGCACCCTTCCCGACGGCACACCCTATGCGGCCAGCGACCCGGACCTGCTCACCTGGGTGCACGTCGCCGAAGTCAGCTGCTTCCTCGCGTCGCACCTGCGCTACCTGAACCCGAATCTTTCCGGCGAAGAACAGGACCGCTACTACGACGAGATAGCCCTGATCGCCGAGCGCCTCGGTGCACGCAATGTCCCGCGCTCGCGGGTGGAGGTTGCTGCCTACCTGCAACGCATGCGCCCACAGCTTCGCTACGACGAACGCACCCGAGAAGTGGTCAGCGTGCTCTTCAACGCCCCCGCCCCCAGCTTCCTCGCCAAGCCCTTCGGCATGCTGATGATGCGCGCCGGCATCGACCTGCTCCCAGAGTGGGCAACTGACCAGCTCGGTCTGAGCCTCGGCAGCCTGCAGCGCCAGCTGATCCGTTCCAGCGTGAAGCGCAGCGTGCCGCTGTTGCGCTGGGCGGTACGCAACGGTTCGCTGCACCGCGCGCGCCGACGCATGGGGCTGCCCCCTCTGCGCTGA